One Glycine soja cultivar W05 chromosome 7, ASM419377v2, whole genome shotgun sequence genomic window, gagagaaaaaaatgcaaGGATTGATTTTTTTCCCCTCTTATTTTGGTTTCTTCTTCAAAATTGGAGAGATttagatgaaagaaaaaataaattgtataaattaaattattttgatattttacttCATCTCTCATCttaattactattatttataagaatataataataCATTATGGTTATGTTaagtaaaactaaaaaagtaGCTAATAACTAAAAGTTGGTAGTTGAGAACGGTAATTTATTGgtgtttcataaaattaatttttgaagtaattaaaaaatattaaataacaagaaaaataataaaattatgatttattaaaaaaataagaaagttgaataaatatattaagaataaaaattgaaaaaaaatataaaaaattataaactaaaagttcatgcttaaaaaaatattatttcaactaatattttaaaaaacattagaagttattaaaaaaaattatttaaataattaaataaattttttaattagtaaaaaaaattaaaaattaacttaaatgtCTTGTTaaacctaatttatttttatattcaacCAAATAAGAtacattctttattttatttttcttgaagcaaactaaaataaagaaatttcattttttttattgaaattcccCTTTAAAGCAAACATActataaattaattgtttttatggTTCTAAATGTGTGATAAAAAAGTGAGTATATTTCACGAAAAAAGGAAGAGGAATATGTTTCATgtaaaagaaagaggaaaaaaatgagaaactgAAGGGTAGTGCAgtcatttttcaaaaaagacCAAAATGGTTATACAGTATGCCTCATGAGCGGAGTCATAACATAATAAGGCTTGACATGGCTGAACAGAACAGCGATGCGAGCAGCTGCAGCTGAGCAAATATCACAGAACATTTCCGTTATTGGGAATTGTTCCTTTCAGTACTACACTGACATTGTCACACATTTTTACTACTGCATCAtattaacattttcattttcagaCTTCAGTACTTTACATTTCTTTTTTACCTTttaccttttcctttttcttatcaCAATCATTATAACATTTCATTgatttatttcttgttttcaaTTCAGGCAGTTCACACCTTACGGATGTGAGAAAATAATTACCCTTTAAAACAGCAGTTGAGTTTGGAGTTTTGGACCATCATAAACGTACACCATGCTACATACAAACAGAggtagaaaatatttaaaagaaataaaataataataaatatacttctagtctcttttttttatttagtttaattctTAACCATTGAAAAGTTTCACTTTGAtacattaaaatttgtttattagactaaattaattttttctattagtTTTATACACTAATGGTATTAGTTTCGGTTGATGTAATAACAAATGTTGTAACATCTCTTGTAGCTTGACAGTACTGCTATTAAATTGACAATAaactaatagaaaaataaacttggtttaacatatatatatatatattaaaagggactaataaaataaaatttcataaattaaagaagtttTCTTAAAATGATGAAATCAAATGAGTTACCTACCACGTATTTTCgccaaacaaaaatacaatgaaaaggaatatataaaaaaagaaaacgagtggatattaaatattttccatttttaccGTGCACGCATGGgttgaactttaaaaaaatgagagaagaaACAAGGAGGAAGAGTAATGCATATTGTATAagcatatgaaaaaaataaataaaaaatagacttTATATGTGgatctttaattattatttttatctataaaaataaaagataatacaaCACACTTATCAAGCAATTGAGGTGGACTCCTCTGGTTCTCAGCCTTTAATTTGATAGCTGAGGAGGCTAAGGCAAGGGAAGCAGAAAGTGATTTAGAGTCAGTTTGAGTAGTTTGGATACAACGTTAGAAGTACTTTTAACAGCTTTTGAGAACACTTTTCTATTGAAAAAAGGTTTTATATTTCTAATAGATAAATTCTgaaaaatacttgtaactttaTATGGAATTAGAATTTAGAATAATAGTAAGAGTGAGTGAAGGAAAGGAAGAAGGGTCACTTACACATAGTATTTTAAACAGGAAAAACACGCTCGAATTCAAATCCTCCTCAATTCTATTTATACTCGCCCATCCTTCTCACTTCTTCACTCCCACGCAGTAATtagtttctttcttcatttatcACTCTGCTCCTAGCTCCCACCGCTTTCcaccctttaaaaaaaaacagagtcccctctcctcctcctcctcctcctcctctttgtTTCAGAACACACTGTCTAGTGTATGTGTATCGCAGTTTTCACAACACGCACTCTTCCTTCATCATATTATTCAAAATCATTCATAAACACGTACATATATACCCTCTTTTGAGTCTTCATTTCATAACAACGAAGGAAGACgtgtagtagtagtagtagtagtcgTCGTCATAAAATAGAAGAACCAAGAACATGTGCGAATCAAAATCAGAGCAGAGGCATGATGATAAGGAAAAGCAGACCGAAGAATTAGGTGGTGTGTTAACAAGACGTTCGACAATAATGTGGGATGTGATAGGAGAAGCGAAATCCCTGTGGGAGTTGGCATTCCCGACAGCACTCACTGGTCTCATTTTCTACGCGCGTTCCATGGTCTCCATGCTGTTCCTCGGCCACCTAGGAGACACCGAACTGGCCGCAGGTTCCTTAGCCATCGCCTTCGCCAACATCACCGGTTACTCCGTTCTCTCTGGTCTCTCCTTAGGAATGGAACCTCTTTGTTCCCAAGCCTTCGGAGCTAAGCGTCCTAAACTCCTCTCTCTCACCCTCCAACGCTGCGTCATCTTCTTATTATTCTCTTCAATCCCCATTTCGCTCTTGTGGCTTAACATGTCTAAAGTCTTTATCCTACTCcaccaacacacacacatcacCCAAATGGCACAAACCTATTTAGTTTTCCTTCTCCCCGACCTCGTCACCAACTCCTTCCTCCACCCAATCAGAGTCTACCTTCGCGCCCAGAACATCACCCACCCGGTAACGTTAGCGTCCCTCGCCGGCACTCTCCTCCACGTTCCATTCAACTTGCTCCTCGTCCAGCGCGGCCTGCCCGGCGTCGCCGCCGCCTCCGCCGCCTCCAGTTTTTCCATTCTAAGTCTGCTGGTCCTCTACGTGTGGATAAGTGGGGTCCACCTGGCCACGTGGACCGCGCCGAGCCGGGAGTGTTTCGGCGGCTGGGAGCCGCTGCTTAGGCTTGCGGCGCCGAGCTGCGTCTCGGTTTGTTTGGAATGGTGGTGGTATGAGattatgattttgttgtgtggGGTTTTGGTGGACCCCACTGCCAGCGTGGCGGCTATGGGGATTTTAATCCAGACGACGTCGTTGATCTATGTCTTCCCCTCGTCTCTGGGATTTGCGGTTTCCACGCGCGTGGGGAACCAGCTTGGCGCGAACAGGGGTCCACGCGCCAGGATGTCGGCGGTGGTAGCGGTGTTCTTCGCCGCAGTGATGGGCTTCTCCGCGGTGGTTTTTGCGACGGCGATGCGGAGGAGGTGGGGGAGGATGTTCACCGGGGACGAGGGGATTCTGCGGCTGACGGCAGCGGCGCTGCCGATTCTGGGGTTGTGCGAGCTCGGAAACTGCCCGCAGACGGTGGGATGCGGGGTGGTGAGGGGGACGGCGCGGCCGAACGTGGCGGCGAACGTGAACCTGGGAGCGTTTTATCTGGTGGGGATGCCGGTGGCGGTTGGGCTTGCGTTCTGGCTCGAGGTTGGGTTCTGTGGGCTCTGGCTGGGCCTGTTGTCGGCCCAGGTTTGTTGCGCGGGCCTAATGTTGTATATGATTGGGACCACCGATTGGGAGTACCAGGCCTGCCGGGCCCAGTTACTCACGGCCCTTGATCAAGGATCCGACGGCCACAAACAACCGTTGCTTGCCGCTGTGGACAACAACAactcttgataaaaaaaaaaaaaaaattatgatgattGTTGATTGACGGtgtaatattcttttctttttgtaataattcttatatttattaaagggaattaatttgtgaaatacagttattattattcttcttttattcactgcaattttttttaaccaaatgaAATGGGAGAGCTGAGCTGGgtacaatttatttaaattattatggaTAAGGAAATGATGATCCTGTCATTGTCAACATCTATTTATATACATAccctttatattttgtttcttatatcGTAAATGCAAATATGAGTACTATGTATGTGTCTGCTGTGCTGAGACTAACGGATATATGGATCAATGCCTTATTAGCCAAACTGAGTAAAGCCTCCAACTATTTGAAATATTGGAGGTCTTGCTTTAtggctctctttttttctttcagaataaataatctatctatttatttatgcaTCTGTTTTTTTCGTATATACTTTACGTAATACTAAAAAATTGTAGTGCTACCacttataaaaatgttatttagtactactatgaaataaatttgattaaGACTAtgcaatcatcaataacaataattaaggAGATAACTTGGTAATTACCCACGTACGTCTTGGTATAGGAGGTTTAGGCATTTTGGAAGAGATAGGAGTAGAGGAGATATAAGTTATTGATATGATTAAAGTTTAATGTGACAATAAGagagatatgaaaaaaaaatggagggtGCTAATGATGGGGTATTGACATTATTGGAATGTCCAAATattcttataaaaatgaaagttaATTCTTAAATATGCATATCTTATTTTAcatagaaagaaaatatataattataaaaaatagagtaataGATAAAAGTGATAGAGGTA contains:
- the LOC114418865 gene encoding protein DETOXIFICATION 51-like, with amino-acid sequence MCESKSEQRHDDKEKQTEELGGVLTRRSTIMWDVIGEAKSLWELAFPTALTGLIFYARSMVSMLFLGHLGDTELAAGSLAIAFANITGYSVLSGLSLGMEPLCSQAFGAKRPKLLSLTLQRCVIFLLFSSIPISLLWLNMSKVFILLHQHTHITQMAQTYLVFLLPDLVTNSFLHPIRVYLRAQNITHPVTLASLAGTLLHVPFNLLLVQRGLPGVAAASAASSFSILSLLVLYVWISGVHLATWTAPSRECFGGWEPLLRLAAPSCVSVCLEWWWYEIMILLCGVLVDPTASVAAMGILIQTTSLIYVFPSSLGFAVSTRVGNQLGANRGPRARMSAVVAVFFAAVMGFSAVVFATAMRRRWGRMFTGDEGILRLTAAALPILGLCELGNCPQTVGCGVVRGTARPNVAANVNLGAFYLVGMPVAVGLAFWLEVGFCGLWLGLLSAQVCCAGLMLYMIGTTDWEYQACRAQLLTALDQGSDGHKQPLLAAVDNNNS